From Theileria annulata chromosome 1, complete sequence, *** SEQUENCING IN PROGRESS ***, one genomic window encodes:
- a CDS encoding ribosomal protein s12, putative, protein MSVISSFRLKNIPPKFLIPTFLPGRPIIGTSNSLVFRRFFSVPTHFYRLSSDFNNTLNFNSSFSTIPNPALNFHRLPEFSNINTVRLFSTRNISGRLFYRRRPKMVPRYKPKKRRSCWLEGAPQKKGIVVTVRLVTPRKPNSGLRKVARVRLTTGRTVTCHIPGQGHNLHTHSVVLVRGGRCQDVSGCHYTVVRGKYDLLPVKNRASSRSKYGVKMTEEIKNKKAIRKQEVPITTQLDREIFNEIRANDWFNLDGTPFEGKIGPDQDVPFDIFAFNTRWRSILHKSQS, encoded by the coding sequence ATGTCGGTTATTTCCTCCTTTAGACTCAAAAATATCCCGCCAAAGTTTCTTATTCCTACTTTTCTCCCAGGAAGGCCAATTATTGGCACTTCTAATTCCTTAGTTTTTAGGCGTTTCTTTTCAGTTCCTACACATTTCTACCGCTTATCAAGTGATTTCAACAAtactttaaattttaattcaagTTTCTCTACGATTCCTAATCCGGCTCTGAATTTCCATCGATTACCAgaattttctaatattaacaCTGTAAGATTGTTTTCTACTAGGAATATATCTGGCCGTTTATTCTACAGACGTAGGCCTAAGATGGTTCCTCGATACAAGCCCAAGAAGCGGAGGTCTTGTTGGCTTGAAGGTGCTCCTCAGAAGAAGGGAATTGTGGTGACTGTTAGGCTTGTGACTCCCAGGAAACCCAATTCGGGTTTGAGGAAGGTCGCCAGGGTCAGACTCACCACTGGGAGGACAGTCACTTGTCACATTCCTGGTCAGGGTCACAACCTTCACACTCATTCTGTGGTTTTGGTTCGTGGTGGCCGTTGTCAGGACGTCAGTGGTTGTCACTACACTGTTGTTAGAGGCAAGTATGACCTTCTGCCTGTCAAGAACCGTGCCTCTTCTAGGTCGAAATACGGCGTAAAAATGACTGAGGAgattaagaataaaaagGCGATTAGGAAGCAGGAGGTTCCAATAACTACTCAGCTCGACCGGGAAATATTCAATGAGATTAGGGCCAATGACTGGTTTAACCTTGACGGAACTCCTTTCGAAGGTAAAATTGGTCCAGACCAGGATGTTCCCTTTGATATTTTCGCTTTTAACACTAGGTGGAGATCCATTTTACACAAATCACAGTcctaa
- a CDS encoding uncharacterized protein (2 probable transmembrane helices predicted for TA20520 by TMHMM2.0 at aa 4-23 and 183-205;~Signal peptide predicted for TA20520 by SignalP 2.0 HMM (Signal peptide probability 0.988, signal anchor probability 0.000) with cleavage site probability 0.574 between residues 19 and 20): protein MDLIFLFALFNLFLKSACSLYFLVPQNGERCFFENVPEKALLSVSYDLISEEGRDCVLSISDNDRRVLKNMKLDQDQTHKRLSFVSPATDNYNICVHCPGRLWYMSQMCKISLNFEIADVSSGGDSQYDVNYETTAKKHQVESLTNHLHHFIASANVIQEYQISENRNSTKLYDNYKSMNNWILAFYLLEILVVVLTSAFSVYHITRFFKTQCFI, encoded by the exons AtggatttaatttttctgtttgcattatttaatttatttttaaaatcgGCCTgttcattatattttttggtTCCCCAAAATGGCGAGCGTTGTTTTTTTGAAAATGTGCCTGAAAAGGCCCTTTTATCAGTCTCATATGATCTCATCTCAGAAGAAG GTAGAGATTGCGTATTGTCGATTTCAGATAATGATAGACGAGTGcttaaaaatatgaaattagATCAGGACCAAACACATA AACGTTTGTCGTTTGTTTCTCCGGCAACTGATAACTACAACATCTGCGTCCACTGTCCAGGGCGACTCTGGTACATGAGccaaatgtgtaaaatttcATTGAACTTTGAAATCGCAGACGTCAGCTCAGGAGGAGACTCACAGTACGATGTAAATTACGAA ACGACTGCAAAGAAACACCAGGTGGAGAGCTTGACGAATCATTTGCACCACTTTATCGCATCCGCAAACGTGATTCAGGAGTACCAAATCTCGGAGAATCGCAACTCCACAAAGCTCTATGACAACTACAAGTCGATGAATAACTGGATTCTGGCATTCTACCTCCTCGAAATTCTCGTCGTTGTCCTCACCTCGGCTTTCTCAGTATACCACATCACTAGGTTCTTCAAAACCCAATGCTTCATTTAA
- a CDS encoding riboflavin kinase / fad synthase family protein, putative: MSEIINESQNDCSFLIVDFDNLSFDYKSVFVNFLGTIANAINNTLISPWNFVINSDSINNGSDLSDNLEQTCINNCINNLLNAEIISFNLIEESLSALNSVLSSESSKSNPKLISLCNVFNGSTLYYLSAKDGQISINELKTNDKLSLSNLNQLLFQFLPLGLHNFSPSSLLNVGTNLTNLTHFTDYFISSIGSKDFNDYRIVLITSFPESTVEYLTIHGMTRDNLNSVSLINKVEDIKINNHSLLNGSIKIVSNNNNFIDNTTGHFWGILGENVVLNKTHVKKCSTERPLKVDLDSVLDVNILSGTLGCFLLLKNKVKIVGEVFKGSGRGFPLLGIPTANLKCNSLPHLITGNNILGVYIGYGYINGSKEVSEDTRINAIVSIGFNPHFYGENYSVEPYFYHKFNESLLGLTVRLDIYGYLRTDSKYSSLEDLVQAIQSDLHFNKLILTSTNNV; encoded by the exons ATGTCggaaattattaatgaatcACAAAATGATTGCTCTTTTTTGATTGTTGACTTTGATAATCTTAGTTTTGATTATAAATCGgtttttgttaattttttggGCACAATTGCCAATGctattaataatacattaatatCTCCATGGAattttgttattaattctGATTCCATAAACAACGGTTCAGACTTATCTGATAATTTAGAACAAActtgtataaataattgtataaataatttactaaatgcagaaataataagttttaatttaattgagGAAAGCTTGTCGGCTTTAAACTCAGTTTTGTCATCTGAAAGCAGTAAATCAAACCCTAAATTAATCTCACTTTGTAATGTTTTTAATGGCTCAACCTTATACTATTTAAGTGCCAAGGATGGTCAAATTTCCATAAATGAACTTAAAactaatgataaattaagtttgagcaatttaaatcaattattattccaaTTTCTGCCTCTTGGTTTACACAACTTTTCACCAAGTTCTCTTCTGAATGTTGGCACAAATTTGACCAATTTAACTCACTTTACTGATTATTTCATTAGTTCAATTGGGTCAAAGGATTTTAATGATTATCGCATTGTACTAATTACATCATTTCCTGAATCCACAGTGGAATATCTCACAATTCACG GTATGACCCGGGATAATTTAAACTCAGTTTCCTTAATTAATAAAGTCGAAGATATTAAGATTAATAACCACAGTCTTTTGAATGGCtcaattaaaatagtttctaacaataataattttatcgATAACACTAcag GCCATTTTTGGGGAATTCTAGGGGAAAATGtagttttaaataaaactcATGTAAAAAAGTGTTCCACAGAAAG ACCTTTAAAAGTTGATTTGGATAGTGTTCTGGatgtaaatattttatctgGAACTTTGGGTTGTTTTTTGCTTTTAAA AAACAAAGTGAAAATAGTAGGGGAAGTATTTAAAGGTTCAGGACGAGGTTTTCCGTTACTTGGAATCCCAACTGCTAATCTTAAGTGCAATTCATTGCCACATCTCATAACaggtaataatattttag GTGTTTATATTGGATATGGATATATAAATGGCAGCAAAGAAGTGTCAGAAGATACTCGTATAAATGCAATTGTATCCATAGGATTTAATCCACATTTTTACGGAGAAAACTACTCTGTAGAGccttatttttatcataaaTTCAATGAATCACTTTTGGGTCTAACTGTACGCTTGGATATTTACGGCTACTTAAGAACTGATTCCAAATACAGTTCGCTTGAAGATTTAGTTCAAGCCATTCAATCTGATCTACACTTTAATAAACTAATCTTAACTTCCACCaataatgtataa
- a CDS encoding uncharacterized protein (1 probable transmembrane helix predicted for TA20505 by TMHMM2.0 at aa 520-542;~Signal peptide predicted for TA20505 by SignalP 2.0 HMM (Signal peptide probability 0.675, signal anchor probability 0.000) with cleavage site probability 0.597 between residues 19 and 20), which yields MGFLKFIFSFYTFIHLSNCSHDFLAHNFVQYHVGGNDYGLPHLAVDGKLRYLLPGNFGLTDSSDKFVSSMFSRGRNVYLLRLEDLLTKRFYWLFFKNVLRTNNVLLLTLPPKDSVLSGKNNKCDEAFATEFSNSNLEKCSDFKQIHQETLLKLEQFLYKSKPKCSLSITEYDPNLEKVFDLIKSSRKLLGDDVRVNAKDFESNLISNFLTLNLYGELNTVKNDSDSPDNEKRKKMLVTVNIDTFSVLQTYSSNSQNNSSLILTLELSRLLKDVKSELYDVIFLFYSGSVINYSGLRHFLHNYKKDDIEFAVNFQDLSGDKLYYYTLDDFFTDLEPYMKEFDPSLENVVKQENPVKKDETTEENQEKDLNPHNRFNNLGKVELNLPNEVDTFKSFTVTTTSEATPLYTRCYSLNFRLDYDLLTQRIVDFAQVFLNLLKSEDQLNLDKEEIKANVKKWDEVLSEPRNVLTTNLLLLDSVKEVVSHLESNLGKIQVQNFRTHIQEHKFYSSAPNNCTVFVGKHPAFDLLILVAVTVYILVIWSLVRGSPKVALNDITEMFQQLFNEKNFKFKTK from the exons atgggatttttaaagtttatatttagtttttATACGTTTATACACTTATCAAAT TGTTCTCATGATTTTCTGGCCCATAACTTTGTACAATATCATGTCGGAGGGAACGACTATGGCCTCCCTCACCTGGCAGTCGACGGCAAGTTGCGTTACCTTTTGCCCGGGAACTTCGGCCTTACAGACTCATCAGATAAATTTGTATCCAGTATGTTCTCCAGAGGCAGGAACGTATACTTGCTTCGCCTAGAGGATCTGTTAACAAAGCGATTTTATTGGCTTTTCTTCAAGAATGTTCTAAGGACGAATAATGTTCTCCTGCTTACACTTCCACCAAAGGACAGTGTTTTATctggaaaaaataataaatgcGACGAAGCATTCGCTACAGAATTCTCAAACtcaaatttagaaaaatgcagtgattttaaacaaatacACCAGGAAACTCTCTTAAAATTAGAACAGTTTCTATATAAATCCAAACCTAAATGTTCTTTATCAATAACAGAATATGACCCAAACCTTGAAAAAGTTTTCGATTTAATCAAATCTTCAA GAAAGTTATTGGGAGATGATGTACGTGTAAATGCAAAAGATTTCGAGtcaaatttaatatcaaATTTCTTAACTCTAAATCTTTAC gGAGAATTGAATACTGTGAAAAATGATAGTGATAGTCCTGATAATGAGAAACGAAAGAAAATGTTGGTAACTGTTAATATTGACACGTTCAGTGTGTTGCAAACGTACTCAAGTAATAGCCAGAACAACAGTAGTTTGATACTAACACTCGAGTTGTCCAGACTCTTGAAGGACGTGAAGAGCGAGCTTTACGACGTCATCTTCCTCTTTTACTCTGGATCAGTGATAAATTACTCTGGCCTGAGACACTTTTTACACAACTACAAAAAAGACGACATCGAATTTGCAGTCAATTTCCAGGACTTATCGGGGgacaaattatattattacacGCTCGATGATTTTTTCACAGACCTAGAACCTTATATGAAg GAATTTGATCCATCACTTGAGAATGTCGTAAAGCAGGAAAATCCTGTGAAAAAAGATGAAACTACTGAAGAAAATCAAGAAAAAGACTTAAATCCTCATAATAGATTCAACAATTTGGGCAAAGTGGAATTAAACTTGCCAAATGAAGTTGACACCTTTAAGTCATTTACTGTTACAACCACAAGTGAAGCCACTCCACTGTATACAAGATGTTATTCTCTTAATTTCAG ACTTGATTATGATTTATTAACACAAAGAATTGTTGATTTCGCTCAAGTGTTTTTGAACCTATTAAAATCAGAAGATCAATTAAACCTTGAC AAGGAGGAAATAAAAGCTAATGTAAAGAAGTGGGACGAAGTGTTGAGTGAGCCGAGGAACGTTTTGACTACTAATTTGTTACTGTTGGACTCTGTGAAAGAAGTAGTTTCACACTTGGAGTCGAATTTGGGCAAGATCCAGGTCCAGAACTTTAGAACCCACATCCAGGAACACAAGTTCTACTCGTCTGCACCCAACAATTGCACAGTTTTCGTAGGAAAACACCCAGCATTTGATCTTTTAATACTGGTGGCAGTCACCGTGTACATCCTAGTCATCTGGAGCCTGGTCAGAGGATCCCCAAAAGTCGCACTCAACGACATCACGGAGATGTTCCAGCAACTGTTTAACGAAAAgaatttcaaatttaaaactaaataa
- a CDS encoding DNA replication licensing factor Mcm2, putative: MSQISGTESSTNPLSNTQNSFLNQFQIMTSSEDETSKLLDFYDRVSSGTVNLHSSSQNDESVERKKKLLDKLNQDVLAEYEDARKSVITAQQNYKSLVDRFLTFASENKQIYTKTLQLYEEAFKEYEKSTAATNLQMPMHLRIIVNLSLLYLRADHANSLTKLLIKSPYVSFQAFEDAIGEIWRNQASKIPLPTPKLGICGWLGRHHVTPRGLSSTMINTLVAVEGVINKCIKFVNSSGVYPKLSTSVYVGEDLLDVYNEKEKTVYIRNHYDLTDLNKTRVDTTMPPPVDPQGKVVFRQEVGLSNFKNYQTFVLQETPEDSSLGQMPRYVSVIAQDDLCNKVKCGDRVRIWGVYRMLTPNTLNSSTIGSSIGKPFLVANHLLIKDHYTFSNTTVITDEDRARFKYLAGRNDTITVLTNSVAPSLCGLSLVKKGILLMLVGGHLNPINDTQQTAYNSKNLDTETTNENLFSSGETRENLRGDIHVLLVGDPGCGKSQLLRFVMTLLPNTISTTGRGSTGVGLTAAIVQDEETGERKVEGGAMVMGDRKIVLIDEFDKMNYADRVAIHEVMEQQTVSVAKAGIHTTLNARCTVLAAANPLYGCWAEDMQINEQLNFEYSLLSRFDLIFIVRDVNNEIQDDRIADAILRNITQKSKPVPAINRLNKTSIIQPIQSDLQLQVQYTITTVNNTGSDFKTDSVGAEEDLKTNQERTTARMRTGRVLRSGRSTGRASSSDRVDSLFNNNLTYLDDRGVEHEILDLSTLKKYIYYCKDMYYKEMHHAKNWSPGPELTVLARNEISKSYSQMRQRCKDNKKKLLQLVSPRTLEAILRLSTAFAKLKLSRYITKEHVKAAVKLLNYTIFGDVYTTKDSSKEDEDVDFSSGSESDDDFDDQELLSSDEEYDYSKSSRRSSTSKTNKRLKRSKQTTSSKTAPGAVLSPDKTTESAENVDDSVSPQFNRNLMDNLQKLDYGDGVELNELFAAYKSYEKDLSLTKFKRLLINLSNSDNAPIVYAEDDEKIYTC; encoded by the exons ATGAGTCAGATCTCGGGTACGGAATCCTCGACAAATCCGTTGTCGAACACACAAAACTCGTTCCTTAACCAGTTCCAGATTATGACCTCGTCAGAAGATGAAACGTCCAAATTGCTAGACTTTTACGACCGAGTCTCCTCAGGAACCGTGAATCTGCACTCCTCATCTCAAAATGACGAGTCTGTGGAAAGAAAAAAGAAGCTTTTAGATAAACTAAATCAGGACGTTTTAGCCGAATATGAAGACGCAAGAAAGAGTGTCATAACTGCGCAACAAAATTACAAATCCCTGGTGGACAGGTTTTTGACGTTCGCCTCTGAGAATAAGCAAATTTACACCAAAACATTACAGCTTTATGAGGAGGCGTTTAAAGAGTACGAGAAATCAACAGCCGCAACTAACCTCCAAATGCCAATGCACCTGCGAATTATAGTAAATTTAAGCCTTTTGTACCTCAGAGCAGACCATGCAAATTCACTCACGAAGTTATTAATAAAGTCGCCGTACGTCTCATTCCAGGCCTTTGAGGACGCGATTGGCGAGATTTGGAGGAACCAAGCCTCCAAAATACCACTCCCAACCCCGAAACTCGGCATTTGCGGTTGGCTAGGAAGACACCACGTTACTCCAAGGGGTTTATCATCAACAATGATCAATACACTAGTGGCAGTTGAAGGAGTTATCAacaaatgtataaaatttgtaaata GCTCGGGAGTGTATCCGAAGTTGAGCACGAGCGTGTATGTTGGTGAGGATTTGTTGGACGTGTACAACGAGAAGGAAAAGACGGTATATATCCGAAACCACTACGACTTGACAGATCTTAACAAAACCAGAGTGGACACGACAATGCCACCACCAGTTGACCCACAAGGTAAGGTGGTTTTTAGACAGGAAGTGGGCCTGAGTAACTTCAAGAACTACCAGACGTTTGTGCTCCAGGAAACACCAGAGGACTCGTCACTGGGCCAAATGCCCAGATACGTCTCGGTGATAGCACAGGACGATTTGTGCAATAAAGTAAAGTGTGGCGATAGGGTGCGTATTTGGGGTGTTTACAGGATGCTAACGCCCAATACGCTCAACTCAAGCACCATAGGGAGTAGCATAGGGAAGCCGTTTTTGGTGGCAAATCATTTACTGATCAAGGACCACTATACCTTCTCTAATACCACTGTGATTACGGACGAGGACAGAGCCAGATTCAAGTATTTGGCTGGCAGAAATGACACGATAACTGTTTTGACTAATAGTGTGGCACCTTCACTTTGTGGCCTTTCACTTGTAAAGAAAGGAATTCTGCTCATGCTAGTTGGTGGACATCTGAACCCAATTAACGATACGCAACAAACAGCCTACAACTCTAAGAATTTGGACACTGAAACCACCAACGAAAACCTATTCAGCAGTGGAGAAACTAGAGAAAACCTGAGGGGTGATATTCACGTCTTACTGGTTGGAGACCCAGGTTGCGGAAAGTCTCAGCTTCTCAGGTTCGTAATGACATTGCTTCCAAATACCATTTCTACCACTGGAAGAGGATCTACTGGCGTTGGTTTAACAGCTGCAATTGTACAGGATGAAG AGACCGGAGAACGTAAAGTTGAGGGAGGAGCAATGGTGATGGGAGACAGGAAGATAGTGCTGATAGATGAGTTCGACAAGATGAACTACGCAGACAGAGTGGCAATACACGAAGTTATGGAACAACAGACTGTCTCTGTGGCAAAGGCGGGAATACATACTACCCTAAATGCAAGATGCACAGTACTAGCAGCAGCTAATCCACTCTACGGATGCTGGGCTGAAGATATGCAAATTAATGaacaattaaattttgaataCTCACTTTTATCTAG ATTTGACCTGATATTTATTGTACGTGATGTTAACAATGAGATACAAGATGACAGAATAGCAGACGCGATTCTGAGGAACATAACACAGAAATCGAAGCCAGTTCCAGCAATTAATAGGCTTAACAAGACATCAATTATACAGCCGATTCAAAGTGACCTACAGCTTCAAGTCCAGTACACAATAACAACAGTCAATAACACTGGATCTGATTTTAAGACGGATAGTGTAGGAGCAGAGGAGGATTTGAAGACGAATCAGGAGAGAACTACAGCTAGAATGAGGACAGGAAGAGTGTTGAGAAGTGGGAGAAGTACAGGTCGAGCAAGTAGTTCGGACCGAGTGGACTCTCtttttaacaataatttgACATACCTTGATGATCGTGGAGTTGAGCACGAGATCCTCGACCTTTCAACGCTTAAAAAGTACATTTATTACTGCAAGGACATGTACTACAAGGAAATGCACCACGCAAAGAACTGGTCACCAGGACCAGAACTAACAGTTTTGGCCCGAAATGAGATCAGTAAGAGCTATTCACAGATGCGTCAGCGCTGCAAGGATAACAAGAAGAAGTTGCTGCAGCTTGTTTCACCTCGTACCCTGGAAGCTATTCTCAGGCTCTCGACAGCATTCGCGAAGCTCAAACTCAGTAGATACATAACCAAGGAACACGTGAAGGCTGCAGTAAAGCTGTTGAACTATACCATTTTCGGCGATGTTTACACCACGAAAGACTCCAGTAAGGAGGACGAGGACGTTGACTTTAGCAGCGGCTCAGAAAGCGACGACGACTTTGATGACCAGGAACTACTCTCATCGGATGAGGAGTACGATTACTCTAAAAGTAGCAGGAGAAGCAGTACTTCTAAAACCAATAAACGTCTTAAACGTTCCAAACAAACTACTAGTAGTAAAACTGCCCCTGGTGCTGTGCTAAGTCCCGACAAAACTACAGAAAGCGCAGAAAATGTCGACGACTCTGTTTCACCACAGTTTAACAGGAATTTGATGGATAATTTGCAAAAGCTAGATTACGGTGACGGAGTGGAGTTGAATGAATTATTCGCAGCATATAAATCGTACGAGAAGGACTTGTCACTGACTAAGTTTAAGCGACTGTTAATCAACTTATCGAACTCAGATAACGCGCCAATTGTTTATGCAGAGGACGatgaaaaaatttatacttgCTAA
- a CDS encoding peptidylprolyl isomerase-like protein, putative (Moderate Pfam hit (7.4e-05) to TPR domain) yields MDEEGYVRVGLDFGGDSSRISVVDNNNKITLHVNRLANRQTPSIISFDKRLSDTINFYRIYGEEAEARSSTLFKNTIPLLPYIVGLGKEELLKYVNEHSYLFLLDVDEASGSFKVTFDDSPLLVHPFESYAFFVNKLLQTVRTQFNCPDDSNEKITLSVAVPTYFTEEFKKSIHYSLSLLKLKEVKLFKESECILKRWSDSHLPDSYNEFVKLNGSQNGESAPDQRMRVAFLDVGFVHTTFFVAEIASEDSSLTAKIISESSTDTIGTYQVFEALCNYIKQQIENNYNTKLVIPSRQSYYLYKSCVKCVKELSVLNDAKLDVERVLPNDDDFSTVVTRQQLQLLTQHIQNGLNNLIKEVMSKVDEGVGYYSFEMLGGGSRIAFIKDIASEYSGLLGCVRGVRTSLDTTSAMSYGATSLLVNSMGQTPRNETPYPDSAHYSEMLEREKYVRNVEQEEMNKMMILNEIDNYVIKTRNDLTEAYKHTVDPETMEKISELLDGLQSFSTQSISDKSVTSESCSSSLSSVQEKVKQLAPNYILKLEEDAEQRRKDQKLSESMPINHVQKEVDMDVVLPNGTCIKRAQKNKDEGNDLISAGNVELAIQHYIKVIQYCAKVTNPNQDEKTTINQLRLATNLNLAMCYLRMDVPASYNKAVSCCTSALDISPNNTKALFRRAVAYEKLNDLENSLKDANQGLQLDANNQDFKIVSNPLY; encoded by the exons ATGGATGAGGAAGGCTATGTGAGAGTAGGACTTGATTTTGGAGGAGATTCCTCTAGAATCTCAGTTGTTgataataacaataaaattactctTCATGTTAACCGACTTGCAAATAGACAAACACCCTCAATTATCTCGTTTGATAAAAGGCTTAG tGATACtatcaatttttatagGATTTATGGAGAAGAAGCCGAGGCCAGATCGTCAACTTTGTTTAAAAACACCATCCCA TTGTTGCCATATATCGTGGGTTTGGGAAAAGAAGAATTGTTGAAATATGTTAACGAACACAGTTACTTGTTTTTATTGGACGTTGACGAGGCTTCAGGATCTTTCAAAGTAACCTTTGATGATTCGCCGCTGCTAGTTCACCCATTCGAATCATACGCTTTCTTCGTGAATAAACTTCTACAAACCGTTAGAACCCAATTTAACTGCCCAGATGACAGTAATGAGAAGATTACGCTATCAGTTGCGGTTCCAACCTACTTTACAGAAGAATTTAAGAAATCTATACATTATTCCCTTTCACTCCTAA AATTGAAAGAAGTTAAACTATTTAAAGAGTCGGaatgtatattaaagaGGTGGTCAGATTCCCACTTACCAGACTCATACAATGAATTTGTTAAACTAAATGGTAGTCAGAACGGTGAAAGTGCACCCGATCAACGGATGAGAGTTGCGTTTTTGGATGTTGGATTCGTACATACAACTTTTTTTGTGGCTGAAATCGCTTCTGAAGACTCAAGTTTAACAGCCAAAATTATCTCAGAATCTTCAACCGACACCATAGGAACTTATCAA GTTTTTGAAGCTTTGTGCAATTACATTAAGCAGCAAATTGAAAACAACTATAATACCAAACTTGTGATTCCATCAAGACAATCATATTACCTATACAAATCA tgtgtaaaatgtgtaaaagaATTAAGTGTACTAAATGATGCAAAATTGGATGTCGAGAGAGTATTGCCAAATGATGATGATTTCTCCACCGTAGTCACTAGACAACAATTACAGTTACTCACACAACACATTCAG AATggattaaataatttgataaagGAAGTAATGAGTAAAGTGGATGAAGGAGTGGGATATTACTCATTTGAAATGTTAGGGGGAGGGTCAAGAATAGCATTTATTAAGGACATTGCATCAGAGTATTCAGGTTTATTAGGGTGTGTAAGAGGTGTTAGAACTTCACTTGACACCACTTCTGCAATGTCGTACGGGGCGACAAGTCTTTTGGTCAATTCTATGGGCCAAACTCCTAGGAATGAGACTCCATATCCCGATTCAGCCCATTATAGTGAAATGCTTGAACGTGAAAAATATGTAAGAAATGTGGAGCAGGAAGAAATGAATAAGATGATGATATTGAACGAGATTGATAACTACGTGATAAAAACTAGGAATGACTTAACGGAAGCATACAAACACACAGTTGACCCGGAAACCATGGAGAAAATTAGTGAACTCCTAGACGGCTTGCAATCGTTCAGTACTCAGTCAATAAGTGACAAAAGTGTTACATCAGAATCTTGCAGTAGTTCTCTATCAAGCGTACAGGAAAAGGTTAAGCAATTGGCCCCAAATTATATCCTAAAACTAGAAGAAGACGCTGAACAGAGAAGAAAGGACCAGAAACTTAGCGAGAGTATGCCCATAAATCATGTTCAAAAGGAAGTTGACATGGACGTTGTGTTGCCAAATGGGACCTGTATAAAAAGAGCTCAAAAGAATAAGGACGAAGGAAATGATTTGATATCTGCAGGAAACGTGGAACTAGCTATTCAACACTATATCAAGGTTATTCAGTACTGTGCCAAAGTAACCAACCCTAACCAAGATGAAAAAACTACCATCAATCAACTCAGATTAGCTACCAACTTGAATCTAGCCatg TGTTATTTAAGAATGGATGTGCCAGCCAGTTATAATAAGGCGGTATCATGTTGTACATCGGCTCTTGATATAAG TCCAAATAACACGAAGGCGTTGTTCAGAAGAGCCGTGGCATATGAAAAGCTAAACGACCTTGAAAATTCCCTAAAGGACGCTAATCAAGGATTACAACTCGATGCGAATAACCAAGACTTCAAAATTGTATCCAACCCACTATATTAG
- a CDS encoding ubiquitin-conjugating enzyme e2, putative — translation MASKRILKETESLATDSPPGIKAELFVGNDRHFKIHMQGPDSTPYEGGVYLLELFLPEHYPMDPPKVRFLTSIYHPNIDKIGRICLDILKDKWSPALQIRTVLLSIQALLSAPEPDDPLDASVANHFKTDRLGAEKVAREWNQTFAVCNKID, via the exons ATGGCTTCTAAGCGAATTCTCAAAGAGACTGAGAGTCTCGCTACTGATTCTC CCCCTGGAATCAAGGCGGAATTATTTGTTGGAAATGATAGGCACTTTAAGATTCATATGCAAGGCCCTGATTCCACTCCTTATGAGGGTGGAGTTTATTTGTTGGAGTTGTTTTTGCCCGAACATTATCCTATGGACCCTCCCAAAGTCCGTTTCCTAACCAGTATTTACCATCCAAACATTGATAAAATCGGTCGCATTTGCCTCGACATTCTCAAGGACAAGTGGAGTCCTGCTTTACAAATCAGGACTGTTTTACTAAGCATTCAGGCCCTTTTATCGGCTCCTGAGCCTGATGATCCTCTTGATGCTTCTGTTGCAAATCATTTCAAAACTGACCGTTTAGGAGCCGAAAAGGTCGCCCGTGAGTGGAACCAGACCTTTGCTGTTTGTAACAAAATTGATTAA